The sequence GACGTCGCCCACTGGGCGACCTTGCCGCGCCACGCGTCCAACCGCTCCGCGGCCGCCGACAGCTTCTCCGCCGACAGCTCCAGAGGCTCCCGGTAGGGGGTCTCCAGCATCGCCAGGCGCGCGGTGTACGGATCCGGCGAGGTCCCGGTCTCCTGCGGGACGGCCATGCACAGCGCGTCCCTGTCGGCCGTCTCCGAGACGTACACGTCGGCGTCCGGGAGGACGTCGTCCAGCACCTCGAACTCCTGGACGCCGTAGTCGTCCAGGCCCGTCGCGGCGCCCGGCGTGCTCACGACCCGGACGTGGCGCCCGGACCGTCCGGCGACCCGCCGCAGCAGGTCGGCGACGACCGCGCGGCGGTACCCGCCGTCCACGACCTGGACGCGCAGCCCGCGCCCGGCGGGCAGCGCCTCCGTCCGTCCCGTCCGATGGTCGTGGAGCCGCAGCATGCCTCCCACCTTAGGGCGGCGCCTACAGCGGGAGGTCGGCGGCCATCGGCCCGAACGGCGTCGGCGCGGCCCCGTCCGACCGCCGGACGGCCGCGAACCGCAGCCGCACGTAGTCGGCGACCCACCCCGACTCGCGGCGCAGCGCGGGCGCGGCGAGGTCGTTCACGCGGTCGAGCAGCGGGTCCACCAGCTCCGGCGGGACGTCGGCCAGCGCGCGGGAGGCGTACGCGCGGACCCAGTCGGCGGCGCCGTTCGGGCCTTCGGTCATCCGCGTCGGGCGCTCGGCGTGCTCCAGCAGCCGCAGCGTGAACCCGGCCTCCTCCAGCTTGGTCGCGTACGCGGCCGGCGACGGGAAGTACCAGGGCAGCTCAGGCTCACCGAGGCCGAACACCCGCCACGCCGTCTGCATCGCGACGATCAGCTCGGCGCAGTTGCCCGCGCCGCCGAGCTCGCCGACGAACCGGCCGCCGGGACGCAGCGCCGCGTGCACGCGCCCGATCACCGCGTCGGGGTCGCGGGTCATCCAGTGCAGGGCCGCGTTCGAGGCGACCGCGTCGAAGGACTCGGTGACGGTGAAGTCGTGGGCGTCGCCGACGATGAACGACAGCCCGGTGTGCATGGCGGTCGCCTGCGCGACCATCTCGGGGCTGCCGTCGATGCCCAGCACCTCGGCGCCCCGCTCGGCGATCTCCGCGCTGAACGAGCCGGTGCCGCACCCGAGGTCGATGACCCTCTCGCCGGGCTGCGGGTCGAGGAGGTCGACGAGGGGCGCACCGTGCGCGGACACATACCCGAAGGCGGAGTCGTACGTCGTCACGGCCCAGTTCACTGTCACAATTTATCGGACATCGACCGATGGTGAGATGGGGTTGCCGTGGCGGACGTCACGTCCGAGATCCGCGTCGTCGGGGCCGAGCGCCCGGACGGCCTGACCCTGCGCACTTCCGGCCTGTCCGCCAGGGGCCTCCCGGAACTGCGCGCCGACGGGCTTCCGCCCTATCTGGGGCAGGGCTGGGCGCGCGTCCTCGCCGCGCTCGCGCAGCGCCTCGCCGCCACCGGGGGGATCCCGGAAGAACCGGCGCCCGGAGTCGAGATCCGTCTCACACTGGCGCCCGGCGTCGAGATCCGTCTCACACCGGCGGACGGCGGCACGCTGGCGCCCGTCCCGCCGCCGGGACGCGACCTCGCCGAGTGGCGCCGGGACGTCCTGCTCCGGATGTTCCCCGAAGCCCGCGCCTGACGGGCCCCTTCCTAGAATCGGATTCTGACAGCCGGTCTGGAGAAGGGTGCGCAGGGTGCCGTACGCAGAGATCGAGTACGAGGTTCGGGGCGGGATCGCCACGGTCACGCTCAACCGGCCGCAGAAGATGAACGCCTACACGTTCGTGATGCGCAACGAGATGCTCGACGTCTTCGACCGGATCGACGCCGACGACGACGTGCGCGCGGTCGTGGTGACCGGCGCGGGCCACGCGTTCTGCGCGGGCGCCGACCTGAGCGGCGGCGGCGACACCTTCGACAAGGACAGGTCCAAGGACATGTTCGCGGGGGAGGACGACGTCCTGGAGGACGGCACCCCGCGCGACGGCGGCGGGACGGTGGCGCTCCGCATCGCCCGCTGCCTCAAGCCCGTCATCGGCGCGTTCAACGGCGCGGCCGTCGGCGTGGGCGTGACCATGACCCTCCCGATGGACGTCCGGCTCGCCAGCGAGAAGGCCAGGTTCGGCTTCGTGTTCGCGCGGCGCGGGATCGTCACCGAGGCCGCGTCCAGCTGGTTCCTGCCGCGCCTGGTCGGCATCGCGCAGGCCATGGAGTGGGCCGCCACCGGCCGGATCTTCGACGCGCAGGAGGCCCTCGCCGGCCGCCTCGTCTCCCGCGTCCACGCGCCCGGCGAACTCCTCCCCGCCGCGTACGCGCTGGCGCGCGAGATCGCCGACAACACCTCCGCCGTCTCGGTCGCCGCGATCCGGCGCCTCATGTGGTCCGGCCTGTCCGCACCGTCCCCCTGGGACGCGCACATCGCCGACTCCCGCCTCATGGCCTCGCTCGGCGGCGCCGCCGACGCCGTCGAGGGCGTCTCGTCCTTCCTGGAGAAGCGCGACGCCGCCTTCCCGCTGCGCGTCAGCAAGGACCTGCCGCCCGAAGTCCCCGACTGGCCCGTCCGCTGAGGACGGCCCTCGCGAAGGGCCGGGAGACGTCCGGGACGCCCTCGCTCGATGGCCGCCTTCGGCCATCGAGGTGCCTGCCGCAGAGCCGTCGGCGGGGCGTCCGGGCGTGGCGACCCCGATGACGTGCGGGGGGAGCGGACTGTCGCGTGATGGAGGGGAATCCCCCGGTGCGTCCCAAGGACGATCTTGATTTTCCGGACCATCGGGAGGCGTGTTGCATCGGTTACGGAGGGTATTAAGCCGCCCGAGGTGACACGTTACGGGGGTGCCTGGTGCGGATCAGGAATTGTGCCGTCATCGTCGCCGGAATCCTGCTCGCGGCCGGATGCAGCCACGCGGAGCGGCACGCGCGGACCGCCGGGGAGCATGGCGCGATCAAGAGCAAGGCACCGGCGACGCGGCCACCGAGCCCGACGCCGCCCCCGCCCAGGAAGATCGACTGCGACCGGGTGAAGTGCGTCGCGCTGACGTTCGACGACGGCCCCGGCCCCTACACGGCGCGACTGCTCGACACGCTCAAGAAGCATGGCGCGCGCGCCACCTTCTTCATGCTCGGCGAGAACGTCGGCGCCCACCGCGACATCGTGCGCCGGATGGCCCTGGAGGGCCAGGAGGTCGCCAACCACAGCTGGTCGCACCCGAATCTGACCACCCTGTCGTCCGCCGAGGTGCGGTCTGAGATCCAGCGCACGCAGAAGGCCGTCAAGGACGCCTCCGGCGTCGCGCCCACGCTGGTCCGGCCGCCCTACGGGTCCACGAACAAGCGCGTCGAACACGCGATCGGGATGCCGCTGGTGCTCTGGAGCGTCGACACGCTCGACTGGCGCTACCGCGACGCCGCCCGCGACACGCGCGTCGGGGTCAAGGAGCCGAAGACCGGCGGCATCGTCCTGTTCCACGACATCCACAAGCCGAGCGTCGACTCCATCCCCAAGGTCGTGGACGGGCTGCGCGAACGCGGGTTCACGTTCGTGACCGTCTCGGAGCTGTTCACCGGACGGCGGCTCGTGCCGGGCGCGTCCTACAGCGAGCGGACGCCGCCGCCCACGCGGGTCACGGCGAGCCCGCCGCCGGCCGGATCGTCCGCCGGCCCGCCGGCCGCGAGCACGACCCCCACCGCCCCGGCGCCCAACACTCCGGTTCCCGGCGGGCCGGCTTCCGGAGGCCCTGCGCCCAGCGGTCCTGCGCCCAGCGGCCCGTCGCCCAGTGGCTTGGCGCCCGCTCCGCCCGTCCCGGCGAGTCCTCGCTAGTCGTCTTCGGGTTCCTCCCGGCGGGGGCGCCGCCGGGGCGGGGGCTGCGGCGGGACGACCTTCGCCGCGACCATGGTCCCCTCCGGGACCTCGACGAGCTCGCCGTTCCGGCGGCGCACCGCGAGCGTCCCGCCGGACCATGATTCGAGTACGCCCACGACGTCGCTGTACTCTCCCGTTGGCAGACGGCGGCGCAGCGAGATCCGCTGACCCACGTCCGCGCCACTGATGGCCACCACCAGGCGTGCGGCGAAGCGGCCGGACATGTAGGGACCCCCATGTCGAATGGACGGCGGCGGGGTGGCCATACTATTCACAGCGAGCTTGCGGTGAGCCGTGACGTGCGGCGGGGCCGGAAATCCGAGAGGAGTCACTGACGTGACCTACGTCATTGCGCAGCCCTGCGTGGACCTGCTCGACAAGGCATGCATCGAGGAGTGCCCGGTCGACTGCATCTACGAGGGCAAGCGCATGCTCTACATCCACCCGGACGAGTGCGTCGACTGCGGTGCGTGCGAGCCGGTTTGCCCGGTTGAGGCGATCTACTACGAGGACGACACGCCTGACCAGTGGAAGGATTTCTACAAGGCCAACGTGGAGTTCTTCGACGACCTCGGCTCGCCCGGCGGCGCGTCCAAGGTCGGGAAGATCGACAAGGACCACCCGATCGTCGCCGCGCTGCCCCCGCAGAGCCAGGACGACTGATCTAGGGCGGGTCCGGAGCGCTCCCATTGGCGCGTTCCGAGGGCCCGCCTGCGCCGGGAACCGGGCCGTGGTCGTGGACGACCGCGGCCCGGCGGTTTTCTCCAAGGAGGTATGGGCGTTGTTCACGCTGCCGGACTTTCCGTGGGATCGGCTCGCGCCGTACAAGGAGCGGGCGCTGGCGCACCCGGACGGCATCGTCGACCTCTCGGTCGGAACCCCCGTGGACCCGACGCCCGAGCCGATCCGGCGGGCCCTGGCCGACGCGTCCGACGCGCCCGGCTACCCGCAGACCTACGGGACGCCGGAGCTGCGCGAGGCGGTCGCCGGATGGCTGCGGCGCCGCGCGGGCGTGACGGGCGCCGACCCGGACGCGGTGCTCCCCGTCATCGGCACCAAGG is a genomic window of Actinomadura citrea containing:
- a CDS encoding polysaccharide deacetylase family protein; amino-acid sequence: MRIRNCAVIVAGILLAAGCSHAERHARTAGEHGAIKSKAPATRPPSPTPPPPRKIDCDRVKCVALTFDDGPGPYTARLLDTLKKHGARATFFMLGENVGAHRDIVRRMALEGQEVANHSWSHPNLTTLSSAEVRSEIQRTQKAVKDASGVAPTLVRPPYGSTNKRVEHAIGMPLVLWSVDTLDWRYRDAARDTRVGVKEPKTGGIVLFHDIHKPSVDSIPKVVDGLRERGFTFVTVSELFTGRRLVPGASYSERTPPPTRVTASPPPAGSSAGPPAASTTPTAPAPNTPVPGGPASGGPAPSGPAPSGPSPSGLAPAPPVPASPR
- a CDS encoding crotonase/enoyl-CoA hydratase family protein, encoding MPYAEIEYEVRGGIATVTLNRPQKMNAYTFVMRNEMLDVFDRIDADDDVRAVVVTGAGHAFCAGADLSGGGDTFDKDRSKDMFAGEDDVLEDGTPRDGGGTVALRIARCLKPVIGAFNGAAVGVGVTMTLPMDVRLASEKARFGFVFARRGIVTEAASSWFLPRLVGIAQAMEWAATGRIFDAQEALAGRLVSRVHAPGELLPAAYALAREIADNTSAVSVAAIRRLMWSGLSAPSPWDAHIADSRLMASLGGAADAVEGVSSFLEKRDAAFPLRVSKDLPPEVPDWPVR
- the fdxA gene encoding ferredoxin, with the translated sequence MTYVIAQPCVDLLDKACIEECPVDCIYEGKRMLYIHPDECVDCGACEPVCPVEAIYYEDDTPDQWKDFYKANVEFFDDLGSPGGASKVGKIDKDHPIVAALPPQSQDD
- a CDS encoding class I SAM-dependent methyltransferase, with product MNWAVTTYDSAFGYVSAHGAPLVDLLDPQPGERVIDLGCGTGSFSAEIAERGAEVLGIDGSPEMVAQATAMHTGLSFIVGDAHDFTVTESFDAVASNAALHWMTRDPDAVIGRVHAALRPGGRFVGELGGAGNCAELIVAMQTAWRVFGLGEPELPWYFPSPAAYATKLEEAGFTLRLLEHAERPTRMTEGPNGAADWVRAYASRALADVPPELVDPLLDRVNDLAAPALRRESGWVADYVRLRFAAVRRSDGAAPTPFGPMAADLPL